Proteins from a single region of Desulfobacterales bacterium:
- a CDS encoding dual specificity protein phosphatase family protein, which translates to MRPLPFNRCYWVVPGLLMAGCYPGSKNEAVARSRLNNLLNHGIRHVVNLMEPDEQDHAGQPFAPYESLFSSLAESEGVEVTFSRMPIKDLSAPGADQMVAILDTIDQHVDTGKPVYVHCFGGRGRTGTVIGCYLARHGHAVGKRVLWTIQKLRKNVFDFNLASPETLRQIELVVSWGKNA; encoded by the coding sequence ATGCGCCCCCTTCCTTTCAACCGTTGCTATTGGGTTGTGCCCGGCTTATTGATGGCCGGATGCTATCCGGGGTCTAAAAACGAGGCCGTCGCTCGAAGCCGCCTTAACAATCTGCTGAATCACGGCATTCGTCATGTCGTTAATTTAATGGAACCGGATGAACAAGATCACGCCGGCCAGCCGTTTGCACCGTATGAATCGCTATTTTCATCCCTTGCCGAATCCGAAGGGGTGGAAGTGACGTTCAGCCGCATGCCGATCAAAGACTTGAGCGCCCCCGGTGCGGATCAAATGGTGGCGATCCTTGATACCATTGATCAACATGTCGATACCGGCAAACCGGTTTATGTTCACTGCTTTGGCGGAAGAGGCCGGACTGGAACCGTGATCGGCTGCTATTTGGCGAGGCATGGCCATGCAGTGGGAAAACGCGTTCTTTGGACCATTCAGAAACTGAGAAAAAACGTATTTGATTTCAACCTGGCATCCCCGGAAACACTTCGGCAGATCGAACTGGTTGTTTCCTGGGGAAAAAATGCGTGA
- a CDS encoding ATP-binding protein, with the protein MARNLLTMNVMESADNHHRIWAGVPPWLFLGTVALLLPLFGFMTYKAINRQKENSAFLLLEKGAALIRAFEAGTRTGVMGTHWNSFQLQRLLMETAQQPDIVYLLVTDVRGNILAHNDPSQIGTAYKQGLDLLAIAQSDTVSGREVVFPDGQKVFEVTSQFMPTGPPVRMGPRHQQLVQRFQSLLESLHIPPSNAWVIFIGLDMRAIETATRADVRQTIIMGVVFLLIGFSGIIFLFLAQGYRSARASFSRIKVFSDNLVENMPMGLVAIDPQNHIAMINQAAGAILHLPISEAPGKPSEGFLPPSLNALITEILNENQVMDTQIECALSDGRLVPLEISATRLQDETGTPFGAVLLFKDMSEVSALRKEIARTQRLVTVGRLAAGVAHEIRNPLSSIKGFATYFKERYVNEVEDQQIAGIMIQEVDKLNRVVSQLLEFARPIEIIKKWVPIAPLILNALKLIEQKAEERKIEIRTEFSPQIHEGYIDPDRINQVMLNLFLNAAEAMPDGGKLTVTVEKIQDTPAIGISVSDTGIGIEAEDIGHIFDPYYTTKPAGTGLGLAIVHNIIEAHQGEIQVHSEVNRGTRMNIRLPLPEITVREA; encoded by the coding sequence ATGGCACGCAACTTGCTGACTATGAACGTAATGGAATCCGCCGACAACCATCATCGTATTTGGGCCGGGGTGCCCCCCTGGCTTTTTCTCGGAACCGTAGCCCTGCTGCTGCCGCTCTTCGGTTTCATGACCTATAAAGCAATTAATCGCCAGAAAGAAAACAGCGCCTTTCTTCTATTGGAAAAGGGGGCGGCGCTGATTCGCGCGTTTGAAGCCGGCACCCGCACCGGGGTTATGGGCACGCACTGGAACTCATTTCAACTTCAGCGGCTGCTGATGGAAACAGCCCAGCAACCCGATATCGTCTATCTTCTCGTGACGGACGTTCGCGGCAACATTCTGGCCCATAACGACCCGTCTCAAATCGGAACCGCTTACAAGCAGGGGTTGGATCTTTTGGCCATTGCGCAATCAGACACCGTCAGCGGGCGGGAAGTTGTTTTCCCGGATGGACAAAAGGTCTTTGAAGTTACCAGCCAGTTCATGCCCACCGGCCCGCCCGTCAGAATGGGGCCTCGCCACCAGCAGCTCGTGCAGCGATTTCAATCCCTTCTGGAAAGCCTTCATATTCCGCCTTCAAATGCCTGGGTTATTTTTATCGGACTGGATATGCGCGCCATCGAAACAGCAACGCGGGCGGACGTAAGGCAAACCATTATTATGGGGGTGGTCTTCCTGTTGATCGGTTTCAGCGGGATCATCTTTTTATTCCTGGCGCAGGGGTATCGTTCAGCCCGGGCCTCGTTTTCCAGAATCAAGGTTTTTTCGGACAATCTGGTGGAAAATATGCCCATGGGATTAGTGGCCATTGATCCGCAAAACCATATCGCCATGATCAATCAGGCAGCCGGCGCCATTTTGCACTTACCCATATCGGAGGCTCCCGGAAAACCGAGTGAAGGCTTTCTGCCCCCTTCCCTCAATGCCCTGATAACAGAGATCTTAAATGAGAACCAGGTAATGGACACGCAAATTGAGTGCGCGCTTTCGGATGGCCGGCTCGTTCCCCTGGAGATAAGCGCCACCCGCTTGCAGGATGAAACCGGTACGCCTTTCGGTGCCGTGCTCCTGTTTAAGGACATGAGTGAGGTAAGCGCGCTGAGAAAAGAAATCGCCCGGACTCAGCGCCTCGTTACCGTGGGCCGGCTGGCCGCGGGCGTGGCCCATGAAATCCGAAACCCGTTAAGTTCCATCAAGGGATTTGCCACTTATTTCAAGGAACGATATGTAAACGAAGTGGAGGATCAGCAGATCGCCGGCATCATGATTCAGGAGGTCGACAAGCTCAACCGCGTGGTGAGCCAACTCCTGGAATTTGCCAGGCCCATTGAAATAATAAAAAAGTGGGTGCCGATCGCGCCACTCATTCTAAATGCCCTCAAGCTGATCGAGCAGAAAGCGGAAGAGCGGAAAATAGAAATTCGAACCGAATTTTCGCCGCAGATTCATGAGGGGTATATCGACCCGGACCGGATCAATCAGGTAATGCTGAACCTTTTCTTAAATGCGGCCGAAGCCATGCCGGACGGCGGAAAATTGACCGTCACCGTAGAAAAAATTCAGGATACCCCCGCGATAGGGATCAGCGTTTCCGATACCGGAATCGGAATCGAAGCGGAGGATATCGGGCATATTTTCGATCCCTATTACACCACCAAGCCCGCGGGCACGGGCCTTGGGTTGGCCATCGTTCACAACATCATCGAAGCCCATCAGGGGGAAATTCAAGTGCATAGCGAAGTGAATCGGGGAACGAGAATGAATATCCGGCTGCCGTTGCCCGAAATCACCGTGCGGGAGGCGTAA
- a CDS encoding FAD-dependent oxidoreductase, whose product MSILKHLFSPITIGPMTARNRLLMSAMSINFGVDDHNYVTEQLTQYFVARARGGVGMMLVGGGAVRADGIEAPDLPGLWDDGCVPALQKMTSAVRPLGARFGVQLMHGGRQCMHADKVAPSAIPAPALAKGIPRALAVSEIHELVQAFAASAKRCRAGGFDFLEIHAAHGYLIGQFLSPNANHRTDAYGGSFENRIRFLLEVFRAVQQAAGDKMPVGVRMNGEDYIQDGWTLDDARALAVILEREGADYLHVSAGVYGGSELTIPPMYSPHGCFAHLAEAVKKVVSIPVIAVGRIKHAEMANRLIKEGKADMVAMGRSFLADPDFPAKSMAGEFGRIRPCIGCCLGCIHSVFQQEPGACVVNPDVGREYRLTETVPVKRAKKILVLGSGPAGLAAARMLALRGHEVMLFEERGHLGGQARIASFSPGRGEIMDIVTFFIKELERLNVQICLNVSLSAERISALQPEEVVVATGALPEMPMIKGLFQTQMTLHLVTDILEGRAGAGDRIIVLGGGQAGLMAADFLAEKGKEVVVLNRKRHFAEELSANDRYYLRNRLKQNAVKLFKQASITAFLADGVRFRSAGEDIQLNGFDTVVIAEKMSAIRKPLERFKGMGMPVHVIGDAKSPRILMHAISEAEALGRSL is encoded by the coding sequence ATGTCCATTTTGAAGCATCTCTTTTCGCCGATTACCATCGGACCCATGACGGCACGAAACCGGTTGCTGATGTCCGCTATGAGCATTAATTTCGGGGTGGATGATCATAATTATGTCACCGAGCAATTGACGCAATATTTTGTTGCTCGGGCCAGAGGCGGGGTTGGCATGATGCTGGTAGGGGGAGGCGCCGTCCGGGCGGACGGCATCGAAGCGCCGGATCTTCCGGGATTATGGGATGACGGGTGTGTTCCGGCCCTGCAAAAAATGACGTCGGCCGTACGGCCTCTTGGCGCCAGATTCGGTGTGCAATTGATGCACGGCGGCAGGCAATGCATGCACGCGGACAAGGTGGCGCCGTCTGCGATCCCCGCGCCGGCCTTGGCCAAGGGGATTCCCAGGGCGCTGGCCGTTTCGGAAATTCACGAGCTGGTACAGGCGTTTGCAGCTTCGGCCAAAAGATGCCGGGCCGGCGGCTTTGATTTTCTGGAAATCCATGCGGCCCACGGGTATCTTATCGGTCAATTCCTTTCCCCCAACGCCAACCATCGAACGGATGCTTACGGCGGGTCATTTGAAAACCGCATTCGGTTTTTATTGGAAGTGTTTCGAGCCGTTCAGCAGGCCGCCGGGGATAAAATGCCCGTGGGGGTTCGAATGAACGGGGAGGACTATATTCAGGACGGATGGACACTGGACGACGCCCGGGCTCTGGCCGTTATTCTGGAAAGAGAAGGCGCGGATTATCTTCATGTCTCCGCAGGGGTTTACGGGGGCAGTGAGCTGACGATTCCGCCCATGTATTCCCCGCACGGGTGTTTTGCGCATCTGGCCGAAGCGGTCAAAAAAGTGGTGTCGATTCCCGTTATCGCGGTGGGCCGGATCAAGCACGCTGAAATGGCGAACCGGCTTATCAAAGAAGGAAAGGCCGATATGGTCGCGATGGGCAGGTCCTTTCTGGCTGATCCGGATTTTCCCGCAAAATCAATGGCCGGAGAGTTCGGCCGCATTCGACCCTGCATCGGATGTTGCCTGGGGTGCATTCATTCGGTGTTTCAGCAGGAACCCGGCGCCTGCGTGGTTAACCCGGATGTGGGCAGGGAATACCGGTTGACGGAAACCGTGCCAGTGAAGAGAGCCAAAAAAATTCTGGTCCTGGGTTCGGGACCAGCCGGTCTCGCTGCCGCGCGCATGCTGGCGCTTCGCGGCCATGAGGTGATGCTGTTTGAAGAACGGGGGCACTTGGGCGGTCAGGCACGCATCGCCTCCTTTTCGCCCGGTCGCGGCGAGATCATGGATATTGTAACCTTTTTTATCAAAGAGTTGGAGCGGTTGAACGTTCAGATTTGCCTCAATGTGTCCTTATCTGCTGAACGCATCTCGGCCCTGCAACCCGAGGAAGTGGTTGTCGCCACGGGCGCGCTTCCCGAAATGCCGATGATCAAGGGCTTGTTTCAGACACAAATGACCCTGCATCTGGTTACCGACATTCTTGAGGGCCGGGCAGGCGCTGGAGACCGGATCATCGTATTGGGCGGCGGTCAAGCCGGTCTCATGGCGGCTGATTTTCTGGCGGAAAAAGGAAAAGAGGTCGTGGTGCTGAATCGAAAGCGGCATTTTGCCGAAGAGCTTTCCGCAAATGACCGATACTATCTTCGCAATCGGCTGAAACAAAATGCGGTAAAGCTGTTCAAGCAGGCAAGCATTACGGCCTTTCTGGCTGACGGGGTGCGGTTCCGGTCAGCCGGAGAGGATATTCAGTTGAATGGCTTTGATACGGTGGTGATTGCGGAAAAAATGAGCGCCATTCGAAAACCCCTGGAACGGTTTAAGGGGATGGGTATGCCGGTGCACGTGATCGGAGACGCCAAATCCCCGCGGATTCTGATGCACGCCATCAGCGAGGCGGAAGCGCTTGGCCGCAGCCTATGA
- a CDS encoding TraB/GumN family protein, with translation MEPNNNQEAVHRLTYESKEIVLIGTAHVSRESARLVQELIAEEQPDTVCVELCDSRYQTIRQSEQWRDTDIIKIIKEKKAFLLLSNLLLSSFQKRIAEKLDVRPGQEMITAIESAEAVGADIHLADREIRVTLARTWRLMSLWDKLKLMFQLVLSLGEIEDISEEDVEKMKQQDVLESLLSELGQSMPVLRNILIDERDQYLAEKIRTAPGKRIIAVVGAGHVPGIKQYWHAKIDLAVLETLPPKGKWFGFAKWLIPMAVVALIVYGFYKGGAAAGTEMIVWWILANAVLAGAGALVALGHPLTILSSMVAAPITSLNPMIAAGWVSGLVEAFSRKPKVRDLENLSEDILSVRGFWRNKVTRILLVVVFTNLGSTLGTFVAMPFLVKIL, from the coding sequence ATGGAACCAAATAACAACCAGGAGGCGGTTCACCGCCTTACCTATGAGAGCAAAGAGATTGTGCTGATCGGCACGGCGCATGTTTCCAGGGAAAGCGCCCGGTTGGTGCAAGAGCTCATCGCAGAGGAGCAGCCGGACACGGTTTGTGTGGAACTGTGCGATTCAAGATACCAGACCATCCGCCAGTCGGAGCAATGGCGCGACACGGATATCATAAAAATTATTAAAGAAAAAAAAGCGTTTCTCCTGTTGTCGAATCTGTTGTTGTCCTCCTTTCAAAAGCGGATTGCCGAAAAACTGGATGTGAGGCCCGGTCAGGAAATGATCACGGCAATTGAATCGGCCGAGGCCGTAGGGGCAGATATTCATCTGGCTGATCGGGAAATCCGGGTGACCCTGGCCAGAACCTGGCGACTCATGAGTTTGTGGGACAAACTGAAGTTGATGTTCCAGTTGGTTCTGTCTCTGGGGGAAATCGAAGATATCAGTGAAGAAGATGTGGAGAAAATGAAGCAGCAGGATGTCCTGGAAAGCCTGCTTTCGGAACTGGGCCAGTCCATGCCGGTGCTTCGAAATATCCTGATTGATGAACGGGATCAGTATCTTGCGGAAAAAATTCGAACCGCCCCCGGAAAAAGAATTATTGCCGTGGTGGGTGCCGGTCATGTGCCGGGGATCAAACAATACTGGCATGCGAAGATTGACCTGGCGGTGCTGGAGACCCTGCCGCCCAAGGGCAAATGGTTCGGGTTTGCAAAATGGTTGATACCCATGGCCGTGGTGGCGCTGATTGTCTATGGATTTTATAAAGGCGGTGCCGCAGCGGGCACGGAAATGATCGTTTGGTGGATTCTTGCCAACGCTGTTTTGGCGGGCGCCGGCGCCCTGGTCGCGTTGGGTCACCCGTTGACCATTCTCTCCTCGATGGTGGCCGCCCCCATCACCTCTTTAAATCCGATGATCGCGGCCGGTTGGGTGTCCGGCCTGGTGGAGGCATTTTCCAGGAAACCTAAGGTCAGAGATTTGGAGAACTTGTCCGAGGACATTTTATCGGTGCGCGGCTTTTGGCGGAACAAGGTCACGCGGATTTTGCTGGTGGTGGTGTTTACCAATCTGGGCAGCACCCTCGGTACCTTTGTCGCCATGCCGTTTTTGGTGAAAATATTATAG
- a CDS encoding CbbQ/NirQ/NorQ/GpvN family protein, with protein sequence MKNRMRPVMKIPQTRPTSATKAPFYLASENEIPLFEAAYDARLPVMIKGPTGCGKTRFVEFMAHRLNQSLITVACHEDLFASDLIGRYLLKNDETVWVDGPLTRAVRIGAICYLDEIVEARKDTTVVIHPLSDSRRTLSIDKKGEELCAHPDFMLVISYNPGYQSVLKDLKQSTRQRFIALDFDYPHTENETEIVAHEGGVDRETAQKLVSLAQKIRNIREQGLTEGASTRLLIHAAHLICRQIPATTACRTAICRPLTDDDRLQETLDDLIEDIF encoded by the coding sequence ATGAAAAACAGAATGCGACCTGTCATGAAAATACCGCAAACCCGGCCGACTTCGGCCACAAAAGCGCCTTTTTACCTTGCCTCTGAGAACGAAATTCCGCTTTTCGAGGCTGCTTACGATGCCCGCCTGCCAGTAATGATCAAGGGCCCCACCGGCTGCGGCAAGACCCGTTTTGTGGAATTCATGGCCCACCGGCTCAACCAGTCGCTGATCACGGTGGCCTGCCATGAAGATCTCTTTGCCTCGGATCTCATCGGGCGCTACCTTTTAAAAAACGACGAGACCGTCTGGGTGGACGGGCCGCTGACCCGGGCCGTCCGAATCGGCGCCATTTGCTATCTGGATGAAATTGTCGAGGCGCGAAAAGACACCACGGTGGTGATTCATCCCTTGAGCGACAGTCGGCGCACGCTTTCCATTGATAAAAAAGGGGAGGAGCTTTGCGCTCATCCCGATTTTATGCTCGTGATCTCCTACAATCCAGGATATCAGTCCGTGTTGAAGGATCTTAAACAAAGCACCCGTCAGCGCTTTATAGCGCTTGATTTCGATTATCCACACACGGAGAATGAAACCGAAATTGTGGCCCATGAAGGCGGAGTGGATCGTGAAACGGCTCAAAAATTGGTTTCGCTCGCACAAAAAATTCGAAATATTCGGGAGCAGGGACTGACGGAAGGGGCCAGCACCCGGCTTCTGATCCATGCCGCGCACCTGATTTGCCGACAGATTCCCGCCACAACGGCCTGCCGCACCGCAATTTGCCGGCCGCTCACGGACGATGACCGGCTACAGGAAACACTGGATGATTTAATCGAGGATATTTTTTAA
- the trxA gene encoding thioredoxin has protein sequence MNDRADLIITCNACGAKNRITQHNPEALAKCGKCHAPLDPAQYEAKPLVLRCTECGGKNRVPIDKLQEHPKCGKCHAPLQTDNLLSDRPLTVTDANFETFVIKSPLPVFLDCWATWCGVCRMTMPVIDQLAAEWKGRIRVCRLDVDQNPKTASRFHVQSTPTALIFDKGQLVDTLVGAVPKNQLVQKMGRFL, from the coding sequence ATGAATGACCGCGCGGATCTGATTATAACCTGCAATGCCTGCGGCGCTAAAAACCGCATCACGCAACATAACCCGGAAGCGCTGGCCAAATGCGGTAAATGTCACGCACCGCTTGATCCGGCTCAATATGAAGCAAAGCCGCTGGTGTTGCGATGCACCGAATGCGGCGGGAAAAACCGGGTGCCGATAGATAAATTGCAAGAGCACCCCAAATGCGGAAAATGCCATGCTCCGCTGCAAACGGATAACCTGCTGTCTGATCGGCCCCTCACGGTCACGGACGCCAATTTTGAGACCTTTGTCATCAAGTCTCCGCTACCGGTATTTCTGGACTGCTGGGCCACCTGGTGCGGTGTCTGTAGAATGACCATGCCCGTCATCGATCAATTGGCCGCGGAGTGGAAAGGCCGAATCCGGGTCTGCCGACTCGATGTGGATCAAAACCCCAAGACGGCTTCCCGGTTTCATGTTCAAAGCACGCCGACGGCACTCATCTTCGACAAAGGCCAATTGGTCGATACCCTGGTGGGCGCCGTGCCGAAAAACCAACTGGTGCAGAAAATGGGGAGGTTTTTATAA
- a CDS encoding UbiX family flavin prenyltransferase: MPKRIVIGLSGASGAIYGVRILELLQNTDIETHLIVSTAGRDTIRIETDYTPEAVAAMATRAYDDNDLAAAVSSGSFLTDGMIVAPCTIKSLSGIANSYATNLLVRAADVTLKEKRKLVLLVRETPLHKGHLRLMTMAADMGALILPPVPSFYHKPKTIQHIIDHTIGKVFDYMGIPHELFARWGDGAP; encoded by the coding sequence ATGCCCAAACGAATCGTTATCGGACTATCGGGAGCCAGCGGCGCCATTTATGGCGTTCGCATCCTTGAGCTTCTTCAGAATACGGATATTGAGACCCATTTGATTGTCTCAACCGCCGGCAGGGACACGATTCGCATTGAGACCGATTATACCCCGGAAGCGGTGGCCGCCATGGCAACCCGTGCCTACGATGATAACGATTTGGCCGCGGCTGTTTCCAGTGGCTCGTTTCTGACCGATGGCATGATCGTTGCGCCTTGTACCATCAAATCGCTTTCCGGCATCGCCAATTCCTATGCAACCAATCTGTTGGTACGGGCGGCGGATGTCACGCTGAAAGAAAAACGAAAGCTCGTCCTGCTCGTCAGGGAAACCCCGTTGCATAAAGGGCATTTGCGGCTGATGACCATGGCAGCGGACATGGGCGCGCTCATTTTGCCGCCGGTCCCCTCCTTTTACCACAAGCCGAAAACCATTCAGCATATCATCGATCATACCATCGGAAAAGTATTTGATTACATGGGGATACCTCATGAGTTGTTCGCGCGTTGGGGCGATGGAGCACCGTGA
- a CDS encoding sigma-54 dependent transcriptional regulator has protein sequence MSTKPMILVVDDDSAHRTMLKALLGGWGYHISEADDGGVAVEMVQTQAYDLILMDIRMLKVSGLEALERIKAYNPAIPIIIMTAYSSVETAITALKRGAYDYLTKPLDFDKLRLTLARAMEHLHLKEENRQLKEALASRFKRQNIIGNSRGVTEMLETVERVAPTEATVLITGESGTGKELIAGAIHFNSPRKEGAFVKINCAAITETLFESELFGHEKGAFTGADRRKDGRFLQADNGSLFLDEISEMPPGMQVKLLRVIQEREITRVGGEQEIPVNVRLIAATNRDLAALIKTGQFREDLYYRLNVVNIDIPPLRERREDIALLAQHFLIQFAEKNRKEIKGFTPEAMDRMIRYDWPGNIRELMNAIERGVVLARGVFLDEADIPVIASIPAWPEGPPAGNDLFTGEVPLSEIEKTAIIKTLAITDGNKSETARRLGITRKTLHKKLKAYGMM, from the coding sequence ATGAGCACAAAACCCATGATTCTGGTCGTGGATGACGATTCTGCTCACCGCACCATGCTAAAAGCCCTTCTCGGCGGGTGGGGGTATCACATCAGCGAGGCCGATGACGGCGGTGTCGCCGTGGAAATGGTTCAGACGCAGGCCTATGACTTGATCCTGATGGATATTCGCATGTTGAAAGTGTCCGGCCTGGAGGCTCTGGAACGGATTAAAGCTTATAACCCGGCCATTCCCATTATCATCATGACCGCCTACTCGTCCGTGGAAACCGCCATCACGGCCTTAAAAAGAGGCGCCTATGACTATCTGACCAAACCGCTTGATTTTGACAAGCTTCGATTGACCCTGGCCCGTGCCATGGAACATCTTCACCTTAAAGAAGAAAACCGGCAGTTAAAAGAAGCGTTGGCGAGCCGCTTCAAGCGTCAAAACATCATCGGCAATTCCCGCGGCGTCACCGAAATGCTTGAAACCGTGGAGCGCGTGGCTCCCACCGAGGCCACGGTATTGATTACCGGCGAATCCGGTACGGGAAAGGAACTGATCGCCGGCGCCATTCATTTTAACAGTCCCCGGAAAGAGGGTGCTTTCGTCAAAATCAATTGCGCCGCCATCACCGAAACGCTGTTTGAGTCGGAACTGTTCGGCCATGAAAAAGGGGCCTTCACCGGTGCGGACCGCCGAAAGGACGGCCGCTTTTTGCAGGCCGACAACGGCAGCCTGTTTTTGGATGAAATCAGCGAAATGCCACCTGGCATGCAGGTCAAGCTGCTGCGGGTGATTCAGGAAAGGGAAATCACCCGGGTCGGCGGCGAGCAGGAAATTCCCGTGAACGTCCGGCTCATCGCGGCCACCAACCGGGATCTTGCGGCGCTGATCAAAACCGGGCAGTTTCGGGAAGATCTGTATTACCGGCTCAATGTGGTCAACATCGACATTCCGCCGCTTCGCGAGCGGCGCGAGGACATCGCCCTGCTGGCTCAACATTTTCTGATTCAGTTCGCCGAAAAAAACCGAAAAGAAATCAAAGGCTTTACGCCAGAGGCCATGGATCGAATGATTCGGTATGACTGGCCGGGCAATATTCGGGAATTGATGAATGCCATTGAGCGGGGCGTCGTTCTGGCACGCGGCGTGTTTCTCGATGAGGCCGACATACCGGTTATTGCCTCGATTCCGGCGTGGCCGGAGGGCCCGCCCGCGGGTAACGACCTGTTTACCGGCGAAGTCCCCTTGTCCGAAATCGAAAAAACCGCCATTATCAAAACGCTGGCCATTACGGACGGCAATAAAAGTGAAACCGCCCGACGGCTGGGCATTACCCGAAAAACACTTCACAAGAAGTTAAAAGCCTATGGCATGATGTAG